A stretch of DNA from Acipenser ruthenus chromosome 21, fAciRut3.2 maternal haplotype, whole genome shotgun sequence:
CAATGAGCGGTTAATATGCAATGGCTTGCTGTGCAAAAACAGCCTGTCTATGTCTATTGTTAGAATGGCAAGAAGATGAAGAAAAGGTTGCAAAATGATGGATTGCCAGctgcaggaggagcagaggagGCTTTAATATGCTGAActtaagagaaaaaaagaaaagtaataatttaaagtaaaaaaactaACCAGATGTTGGATCGCCAAATGTTTTGTAATCTGGCGTAGCTGTAGTAGCCACAAATTCTAAAAGAATTAAAAAGGAACAAGTCATCaatgaccaaaaataaaacaaacaaaaaaggactgtaaataactattaagatttatcaaaaataaaaatcataaaaataaattcaatggtTGTATTTTACTGCTAAAAACCCCATTACAAACACTGGATGAatgagatagatatatatattttttaatttggtaaCTGATCCTTGCTCTGATCAGACAGCTCAGCTTTGTGAATCTCTTGTGGAAGCACTGCATGGTATGTATGTCTGCCATGAGTGCAATTAGTAGAATGTGACCATAAATATGTGTGTCAGAATTGCACACAAGAATGTAGTGAAAGGTTACTAGTGTGATATTCCAAGGTAGTCGTGTCATTCAACATGACAGGCTGTGAATGTCTCACCGTGACAACTGCCAAGTCGCATGGTGTTGCCATGTTCCACATCTTGTTCATAACCAGAGCTGTAAATATGGAGACACAAGAGGAAGACAGAGATTgttgaaaaacatttacacagaaaCTCCATGAAATGAGATCTGCTTTTAAACACAGCTGgctaaaaataatgtttaaaatccTTCAGTAGCAGGTGAAGCGATAACCCTGAAGTTGGGTTTTTATTGCTGAATGTATCCCTTTCATGCTTTTGAGGCAAACCCCTCACTGTAGACTGCTGAAGGGAAACAAAAACTCCCTTACATCACAAAGGACAGTTTCCTTAGCAAGCATGAAACACCCCATTGAGCCTGTAATGGGttaaacagaacatttaaaagaaaCTACTTAAAAATACTTACATCATACCCGGTTGGACCCTTTCACATGATCCGTCGGCCATCCAGCCACAATATGGATCCCGTGATGCGATACAAGACCTGAATTGGGTAACACGATAAAATGGTAAATACAAAATCCTGAGTATCTGTTTTATAGACTCTGTTGACAGTAGTGTCAGATATTTTCTAGTTCTGTCTTCCTGTTAAATCATAGCATCTAGACTTACTTTTGACAGGAGCCGTGACGTTCACAGCGACTGAGTGGAATCTTGATCACACAGCTTGAAAGGGCCACAAACAAGGCATGATTATCTGTGTCCAACTGAAGTGACATGATCTTTCGGTCTTCCTCGCTGTTGGATAGACACCTAGTGCAAGAAAAAGAGTCAAATCAGTTTAGAATTTAATTGCAGTAAAAATGCaaatctacttttttttcttcctatggagattattaaaaactaaaataaaaatgtatcattAATTGTGTGGatgaacatttttataaaagaTCACTACGTACTTTCCATGGTTAAAGACATCAATCTCTTCCAGTAAAACGCTGTTATTCAGAGAAAGGGGAGTCTTCGCCAAGACTTTGAGGACCACGCCTGCTTCGGAGCCAATAAAAAGTATTGTGTAGTTTTGATAAGGACCTGCCGAATTGTCCACTGCAATTGCAGTGAGCCTGTACCTACAACAACAGAAAAGCACATTGTTAAATGTCCCTGTTGATCGAGATGATATTTGTAAGTCTAGAGAGATCCCTTTAATTCTGCAGTAAGCCATACTTGATGCGAGTCTTTGTGAACCAGGGCTCCTCAGTGACGGATGGGACGGCAGAATCCATCAAAGGATGGGATTTGATGAAGGATAGGGTTTCGTCTGGGAAATCAATGGAGGTTTTGTAAGACTCTGCCAGACCATGTCCTGCACAGCAGCCAGGCCTGAAAGGAACACAACAGCATTTTATTACATGAAAGGGTACGCGATCAGAGGACAACAGGTCAGTTACTTATTAAACATGATCATGGAGATAGTAAAAATGTGGCCCAAACTTGTAACAAATACCAGCTTGCATATGGTGCGCATAGTGCATATTAAATATGCAACATGTCCAATTATTgctaataaattatttaaaactgcagCATTGATATTGTGTCACAGCTTAATAATATCTACCTCGGTTTAGGTAATCTATCTTCAGGAAAAGCTGTCCAAACAGAGTCTggagttttttgttctttaaatctGCCACTGAACACGGCTTCAATATCGTCCATGCCGAAAGCACACACAGCAGATCCTGGAATGCTACAAAACACAGATGCGGAAAAAAATAAACGAATTAGGATACAAACTGCATAAAAGTCAATTGAGGAGTAACTGCACTGCTGCAGTCATATTAATCACTCACCTATTAAGCTGTGTGGTAAATACGCCAACAACAGTGGGGATGCCATTGATTTCTATTATGTCTGTGATGGATTGCAGAACATCAAAATAGAAAAATGAATCCCCAGGAACAGAGCAGTTGAGGCGAGCCTTAACAAATGAggtccagtgtttttccagtacTCTTTGGGAGCCACCTATGTCATTTTTACATATGCGTGCCACTCTGGAATACACAgcctagggggaaaaaaaaagtgtcttattAAAAAACACTTCCACAGTTTAAATAGTACATCAAAAACCCGGGCCAAGGCATTGTGATGTCGTCTTATCCAAAATCTGCATGCAAGTGCAGCGTATACTGTTGACTTGAAAGGGATGGACGTTTTTAAAGCCAGATTTGAGGAAACACAACACTCCCAACTGGAAAACCCACcttctttttggggggggggggggggggaaggtaACAGATTCAAAGACTTTAATTAACCATGAGTAATAGGCTTAATAATTTACAACTGTAAATCTACATCGCAGTACAGGTATCAAGGACTGCATCAGTGTGACTGAAATATTTATTACCTTGCGGCTTTAGGGAGAGTGCTTAAAACCTGTCTGGAAAAACTGGGCTCAGTTTATTGGTAAATCTTAAGAGTTAAAGGAACCAGAGTGCTAAATGAATTCCTTTAGGAAACTATCCATCAACAAAACAGAAGAACTCCTTAAAAGCTTGGAGATGTGTGATCACAAACACTTAgtctttctttaaaatatttactgttgtactgcaaaacaaaaactatttgtATCTTGAGTATATTTGACTTTTTGAAGGTTCATTTAAATCAAGTAGAATGCAACTTACCTTCCCCAGATTATTGTGTTCCACTGCTATTTCTCTAAAGAAGAAGTACACGTAATTCCCATACTCTAAGGCATGTAGAAAGTGGGGCTCTGTAACAATGGGGACAGAGTAAGTTGGTTATGCAAGTCTTAAACTCTTTGGTCTCCTTCATTACCAACATGAAGGGTGACTTCTATTGGGTCAGTAAGCAGACAGTATAAGTTACATATCAACTAAGGCGATTTTTCAATATCCTGGAGGTTTAAAAAAGTCTAAATGAGAGTGCAGTGAAGCACAAGGCTAATCAAAGACCTTACAGATGGATGATGATCACAGAACAATACAAACAGGTGCTGCCAGCTAGGGTTacttctaaaaatgtattttattattattattattattattattattattattattattattttactgcagTTGAAGTAAATAACATACAATAATAAACTACATTTGACTTTGTTGCAAATAAAAGTACaattccatgtttttaaatggtaATTGTCCCTTACCTTTTAACCACTTGGAATCGTATTTTATTGTTCTCAAGGCTGATCCATCTCCCATGCTGCGATATATGACTGCATCACTTGCCAGGAAATCTGCGACCGTTGCAGAGTAGAGTTTGCTGTCTGGATTAACAAACACAGAACAGGTCCTAAATTGTTTTTAGATATTGTGGTATTTACTTCGGACAATTGCCTACGATGCAGGTGCTAACTAGGCaagatttaaaaatgcattcttttttttttttggcattcgTGTAGCCCGGTTGCTATGGACACTATTGTGCAGCttaattttaataatacattatgattAATCATATTTCTGATCAGGCTTGGCACTCGCTGAGCATTCATATTTCATTATCAAACCCCGCCAACCTCTGCATGAGCCATTAATCATTTTGACTTATTATTTTAAAGCCTTTTCTTACCAGCAAAGATGGCAACATTGGTCTGTTTGGCATCAAATGGGCATCTTGCCAAACCACTAATTTCTTCACCGTCAAATTCCAGGTtgtccaactaaacaaaaagaagaaaaaaacatgacttTAAATAGATATAATTGTTTTAGACTCCTGTCTGGAGTGACAGGTTGAAGATAGTCACCAAAGAATACTATTGACCAATTTACAATATATAGCCTTTACTTACTCTGTAGTATCTGCACATGGGGTTAAAAGCGTTTGTGCCACAGACTAAAACCAGATCATCATTTCTTGGAACGAAAACCTTTATGAAATTATGGCattcatcctttaaaaaaaaaaaaaaaaagaagagagagagagaacggtaAGAGATACAAGATTGTGTTGGATGAATTGTAGGAGGCACTTATTTTTTCAACTCAATGAGGAGAACCATGCTTACTCTGTGCTTTCCCTTCATGGCACAGTTTTCCCTGTCTTGTTGCCTGGATCTCCATGTTAAtttctgtaaacaaaaaaaaaaagtcaaagcaTTAGTCTTTGTTATACATACTGATTTCACACCCTGGTTTATCATTAATCTTGGACTAGCTAATGTGGAAGTCCACAGTGCTAACCAGGATCAGTGAACCCATCCATGAAAGATATAAACCTGCTCTTATCTACAGGTAAATGGTGTCTTGCTAATTTTTATAACAGCGATACAATTAGAGGCAAACATTGGAATGTTAGGAGAGTGAGCATGATTTAACAATCAATTTATTACCTGAATTTTTCAAATTAAACCCCCCCtctcaaaagaaaaagattcattattattaaatggAAGCTTAACTTACCCTGTAAGGGATGATTTCATTCCTGTATGATTCTTTTAGGCTTACAGTGTAGACCTGATCCCTGTTCAATG
This window harbors:
- the LOC117428170 gene encoding semaphorin-6D-like isoform X3, with translation MGLGIQLFLSLVMLTTSQILAVSFPEDDEPIDTVDYHYSRQYPVFRGRPSGNESQHRLDFQLMVKIQDTLFIAGRDQVYTVSLKESYRNEIIPYRKLTWRSRQQDRENCAMKGKHRDECHNFIKVFVPRNDDLVLVCGTNAFNPMCRYYRLDNLEFDGEEISGLARCPFDAKQTNVAIFADSKLYSATVADFLASDAVIYRSMGDGSALRTIKYDSKWLKEPHFLHALEYGNYVYFFFREIAVEHNNLGKAVYSRVARICKNDIGGSQRVLEKHWTSFVKARLNCSVPGDSFFYFDVLQSITDIIEINGIPTVVGVFTTQLNSIPGSAVCAFGMDDIEAVFSGRFKEQKTPDSVWTAFPEDRLPKPRPGCCAGHGLAESYKTSIDFPDETLSFIKSHPLMDSAVPSVTEEPWFTKTRIKYRLTAIAVDNSAGPYQNYTILFIGSEAGVVLKVLAKTPLSLNNSVLLEEIDVFNHGKCLSNSEEDRKIMSLQLDTDNHALFVALSSCVIKIPLSRCERHGSCQKSCIASRDPYCGWMADGSCERVQPGMISGYEQDVEHGNTMRLGSCHEFVATTATPDYKTFGDPTSGVWEVQSGDSNQMVHMNVLITCVFAAFLLGAFIAGVAVYCYRDAFLRKPRKIHKDAESAQSCTDSSGSFTKLNGLFDSPVKEYQQNIDSPKLYTSLLSNGKDMPTNGDTKTMILSSHTQPPELAALPTPESTPVLQQKSMQPIKNQWEKAHNVKVSRKESPLKSPQYFPSSPPPHSPIGHGHIPSAVVLPNATHDYRASFSNPDFHRSERKMQNIDQPACGKSSKKDHRRSVDARNTLNDLLKHLNETNSNPKAILGEVPMPHQSLPLDPMTEMPPKIPSREASLYSPSSTLPRNSPTKRVDVPSTPTTPTIPMNTLERQRGYHRNSSQRHSMSGLPKNINSPNGVVLSRQPSVNRGGYITPNPPSRLDSHATPIGVHSQPSLSRQSSYTGHGSLPRTGIKRTPSIKPDVPPKPNGFVPQTTPMRPVNKYSY